The following nucleotide sequence is from Terriglobia bacterium.
CGTCACCCACCGGATCGGAATCTGCTTTTTCTGAACCGCTTCGATCAACTCCCTATACCTCGGAATCATCGGATTGCGTCCCAGCCACATCTCGCTGACCTTGAAGTTCTCGATGACGCTGAACAACCCGTCCATGTGATCGTTGTGCGCGTGCGTCAGAACCACCGCATCCAGCCTCCGGATGCCGCGCGAGAACAGGTACGGCGACAGGACACTCTCTCCGACCGAGAATGTGCTTTCGTCCCGCAGGTCGAGAAAGCGTCCGGCTGCAACGCCTCCGCCATCCACCAGCATCCGGTATCCGGAAGGGAATTCGATCAGCGTCGCGTCGCCCTGCCCCACATCGAGAAACGTCAACGTCGTGACTTTGGGCGGCGCCGGCGGAAAATTCCCGAACATCATGGTGAGTTGCAGCGCGACGACTCCGGCGATTCCCGGCCAACATAAGCGCTTCCACCGCTTGTGGATAGCCAATACAAGAATAGCCGCCGCCAGCCCGTACAAGATCCAGACCCAGACAGGCGGCGACGGAACACGAACCGTCGCGTACGGAATCTGAAGTGCCAGATCGAGTGTCTTTAACAAAATATCGAGCAGGTTCGTCACCAACCATGCGGTCAGCGCTGCCGCCGGCCCAGGGAGGAAAGCCAGCAGCAGCGCCAGCGGAGTCACGATCGCGGTTATGATCCCCGCAGGGAGATTCATCAACGGCGAGATCGGCGACAGCCGATGAAATGACTCCACCATGAACACCGTGAAAACCATCTCGACCGAGAGCGAGACGATCAGCGCCTCGCCCGTCACCAGCAGAAAGCGGTAAGGGAGCGTCACCACCCAGGCCGGCACGCCATGCAGTTCGCACCAGACGCGCTTCGAGACACGCCAGTCGGACACTTCGATCGGCAGGTTGGAGTCTTTCGAAGCGTCGCTGAAATCCTTCAACCCGTCGCGCAGCCGTCCGAAGACCCAGCGTCCGGCCGGCATGCCGATTCCCATCACTGCGAGCACCGCGGCGAAGGTCATTTGAAAACTCGGATCGTCGAGCGAATTCGGATCGATCAATAAAAGGAAGAAGGCCGTCCCGGCGAGCGTGTTGAAAGCCGCGTAGCCGCGGTCGAGCAACTTGCCGGCGATTACAAACATTACGGCAATCGCTGCGCGATCCACCGGCGCTCCGCCTTCCGCCAGGGCGGCGTAGCTCAGCGCGCATGCCAGAACGAATAAGAGCCGCGTTCGTCTTTTCCATGGCAATAAACGGGCCAGCCACATGGCCGTGCCCGCGATCACAGCGAGATTGAAGCCCGACACCACAACCAGGTGATACAAACCACCCGCTTGAAACTGCCGCTCAATCTCCGGCGTCAGGCCGTATTTCCGGCCCAGCACCATTCCCAGAACCAGGCCCGCGATCTCCGGCCTCGATGCAAACGGCGCCGCCAACCTGGCTTGTATCCAAAGCTTGATCCGATCGGGCGCGTGCCATCCCCGGTCCAGAACCTTTATAAGGCGTGGGTTCCGGATCGTGCCGGTCCAGTAGATGCCTTGCCGCTCCAGATAGCGCCGATAGTCGAACACCCCCGGATCAAGGTACACGGCCGGACGGTGCAACTTCACCACGATCTCTACCCGGTCGCCGGAGCCGAGACCCAACGCGTCGAACAACGCGCGTTGCTCCGGGTCCTCGAGAAACTCCGTCAGACGTGCCCTACCATTTTGCAATTGCACATCCAAATAAACGCCCTCGCCGCGCCACTCCGGCGCGCGCGTCAGCGTACCCACGACCCTGGCCGCGGTGTCGCCCGGATCCGGGAGCGCTAAAGGTGGCTCGAGACAGGAATGGAAAATCGACCAGAGAACCGCAAACAGGAGGGGAATCGCCACTGCTTTCGCCTTTCGTCAGTGGCAAAGGGCGTCACTATTCTAGCCGCAGATGACGCGGATGACACGGATTTATCTGCGTGATCTGTGTCATCTGCGGTTAAGCTTCAAAAACCCCAATAAGCTCGATGTGATACGTGTTGGGAAACTGATCGACCATGGTCAGCTTCTTCAGCGTCCCGAACTTCGCCGCCTCCCGTGCAAAAGTCGCCGGATTACATGAAATGTAAACCACCCGCCTCGGTTTCATGGCGGCGATTTGGTCCGCCACTTTGAGCCCACATCCACTTCGCGGAGGGTCGAGGACTACCACATCCGGCTCCAGCGCCGCCCCGCGAAGGGTGGCATCGGCTTGCCCCTCGACGAACCGCACCGACCACGTCTTGTTCGCCGCCGCATTGTCCCGGGCCTGGCGCGCCGCCGCGCGATTCGATTCGATCGCAATGACCTCTTTCGCGGTCTGCGCCATCGGGATTGTGAAAAATCCAACGCCGGAATAGAGCTCGAGAACACGCCCTTCGGCGTATTGCGCCACCTCTTTGATGAAAGGCGCGAGCAGGAATCGATTCGCCTGGAAGAATGTGTCGGCCGTCACGCGATAGTGGAAGCCGTCCACTTCGATGGTCGCGCGTCTGGATCGCTCGATATTCCCTGAAGGCAGTACGAAACTCGCCACCACCTCAGGCGCGCTGAGCGCCTGAACTTCTGCCGCTTCGCCCGCATCGACGGTGGGGATGAACGCGTTCAGCTCCGGCACAAGCGATGCGCATTGTTGAATCGGACCATTGACGAATCCGAGCTTGCGGTCGAACACATGAAACGTTGCGCGAAGACGATAGTTGAGATCGGGACCGGTGATGCGATGGATCTCACCGTCCCAGTCGAGATGGCCGACGCGCTTCAACGTCTCGCGGATGATGGATTCTTTGTAATCGAGCTGTCTGGCATACCGGATGTGCTGCCAGTGACAACAGCCTTCGGTCTCGAAGTTGGGGCAGGTCGGGGTCTGCCGGTCGGGAGATGGCTCGAGCAGCCGGGTGATGCGTGCGCTGGAGTAGTCTTTCTTCTTCTCCGTGATTTCAACCTCGACCACGTCGCCGATCGCCGTGCGGGGAACGAACACGACCCCCTGATCGGTGCGGGCCAGGCCGTCACCGCCGTAGACAAGTTTTTCGATGGTTAGCTGCATAAGGAAAAAGGTGCGCGCTTCCCGCGCGGGCATTTCAACAAGGTCGCGCGCTGTTGCGCGTATCCTTATTACTAAACTGCTTGCCTGAAGGGCCTGCCTGAATTGAGCGATCAACATTCCCCGCCTTTCCAAGGCGGGGTGGCTGCGCGCACCAAAGATTCCCAGATCGCGCGCAGACGGGGCGGTTAGTAGATTCCATCAACAAACAAGGTGCGCTTCGCGGTTCTTTGCCAACCACTATTATTGCTTCGCCCTACCGGGCTCGCGCTTCGCGCCCGCCCTCGGCTTCTAACGATTTGATGCCTCGGGCACCCCTCCTTGAAAACGGAGGGGAATGGTCTGCCTCAAACTGCACCTTACAGAAGCTCCCGCAAAGCGGCTCCTTTTTCAGATTCCCCCTCAAATCAAATAAAACAAACTCAGCCTCGGCACGTTATACCTCTCCAGCAGCTTCCTCCTCCACATCTGCTGCTCCAGCATCATGAGCTGCGCGGCCGTCATCGTCGAGCGGAACGGATTCAACTCCCCATCCACCTCCCGCTTCACCTCCACCATCGTTTTATCATCCGCCGTGAACTTCAGTTTTGCGATCAGCTTCTCTTCCAGCGCGCTCAGTGTCTGTTCCGCCGCTCGCAGGTCTCTCACATCCACCGCGCGGATGCTCGCCGCGATCCCTTCGTCCAGCTTC
It contains:
- a CDS encoding ComEC/Rec2 family competence protein, with the translated sequence MAIPLLFAVLWSIFHSCLEPPLALPDPGDTAARVVGTLTRAPEWRGEGVYLDVQLQNGRARLTEFLEDPEQRALFDALGLGSGDRVEIVVKLHRPAVYLDPGVFDYRRYLERQGIYWTGTIRNPRLIKVLDRGWHAPDRIKLWIQARLAAPFASRPEIAGLVLGMVLGRKYGLTPEIERQFQAGGLYHLVVVSGFNLAVIAGTAMWLARLLPWKRRTRLLFVLACALSYAALAEGGAPVDRAAIAVMFVIAGKLLDRGYAAFNTLAGTAFFLLLIDPNSLDDPSFQMTFAAVLAVMGIGMPAGRWVFGRLRDGLKDFSDASKDSNLPIEVSDWRVSKRVWCELHGVPAWVVTLPYRFLLVTGEALIVSLSVEMVFTVFMVESFHRLSPISPLMNLPAGIITAIVTPLALLLAFLPGPAAALTAWLVTNLLDILLKTLDLALQIPYATVRVPSPPVWVWILYGLAAAILVLAIHKRWKRLCWPGIAGVVALQLTMMFGNFPPAPPKVTTLTFLDVGQGDATLIEFPSGYRMLVDGGGVAAGRFLDLRDESTFSVGESVLSPYLFSRGIRRLDAVVLTHAHNDHMDGLFSVIENFKVSEMWLGRNPMIPRYRELIEAVQKKQIPIRWVTAGQQVGPFTVLHPPASWRPKKNDQNNDSVVLLLKEGGASALLTGDIEKSLQVPDRVDILKVPHHGSRGVRVRPWAAVRVISVGANNPFGHPHESALPALRTDRLGAISVTLEGRPRVSLTPVRCSCKLAFLFGSH
- a CDS encoding class I SAM-dependent RNA methyltransferase, whose protein sequence is MQLTIEKLVYGGDGLARTDQGVVFVPRTAIGDVVEVEITEKKKDYSSARITRLLEPSPDRQTPTCPNFETEGCCHWQHIRYARQLDYKESIIRETLKRVGHLDWDGEIHRITGPDLNYRLRATFHVFDRKLGFVNGPIQQCASLVPELNAFIPTVDAGEAAEVQALSAPEVVASFVLPSGNIERSRRATIEVDGFHYRVTADTFFQANRFLLAPFIKEVAQYAEGRVLELYSGVGFFTIPMAQTAKEVIAIESNRAAARQARDNAAANKTWSVRFVEGQADATLRGAALEPDVVVLDPPRSGCGLKVADQIAAMKPRRVVYISCNPATFAREAAKFGTLKKLTMVDQFPNTYHIELIGVFEA